In the Arachis hypogaea cultivar Tifrunner chromosome 20, arahy.Tifrunner.gnm2.J5K5, whole genome shotgun sequence genome, TCTCTATACTCCGACGATATCTGATCTCTGagtttgttgaaactctccattGACTCCTTGAGGTTCTTTCTCAGTCCATTGACCACAGACGTCCGTGTCCGGTCAGAGGAAGAGCCAGGCCCGCAGCCAGCCACGGACAGACTAGCCTCGTTAGCCCGGTCAAGGGCCTCCAAGCGGGCCTTGAGGACCCTGGCCTTCCTGAGGGCGGTGGTGACATCAGCATCCATACGAGAGCGAAGGTCCTTCACATCCTTTGCGGTGTGAAGAGCCTTGCTCTTCTCGTTGGAGACTCGGAGGCTGTTGTGGATGTTCTCGAGCTCCTTCAGCTCCTGTTTTAGGGACTCAACTTCCTCGAAGAACTTGTTGAGGTTGTTCTCGACGGACGGCGTCGTTTCGGCCATCTCGATGACATGCTGGTTCTTGTCCCGCGGTGGAGAGAGCAAGTCGttcatctttaatttctttcaagATATTATTCTCTCTCTTGTGTTTGAAAGAAACTTTGAATGGAGATTAAGAGGAAATTAGATGGACTGCGATATTGGGCTCTTTTATTTTTATGGGCTGCCGCTCGCTTCTAATTATATTCATGGAAGACTACGGTACATATTTAAAAAAtcgaaaaattaattatttgggACCAGGTCAAATTCAAACCCATGTACATGATGACTTGAAAGAGGAtacaaactgaaaaaaaaaagattatattattataaaaatattatatataaataaaaactcaattattaaataaattgtaCCTTTAATTGGAAGAGATATAGAGACTGAAATAAACTGAGATTGAGAGATAGATACTGAAATAAGTCTCAATTGTATTTGGTGAAGTAGAAGACAAAGActaaaataagaatgaaattctaatttaatttgtacaaaaagtaaagttggaattaattaattgaaatgagaatattttaagtataaaatgttattaaagtttcagtatcGATCcttaaaaatttcagtctcctgtgcccctatttttttaaaatacagaaatactaaaattttgagacaaatactaaaattttagtacCACTCTCTAGGCTAATAAACATAGATATTGAGTTACGGTTTTTTAATTTCCGTCCTAATACTTTAAAACAAATGCTACCTTATTCTTTTAGATAACTATTCACACAGCCAAcgtaaaaagtaattaaataattatttatactgATGTGAcgatacataattaaatatactgTGTACTTTTTTATACTAACAacgcattaaaattaaatttatattatatatttatatataaatatatattatttaatttatttttaatatatattttatattttaatatatattttatacgaataattaatagtttattttttacAGTTTACACGATAAACatgatattattattatggaATGGACAAATAGTTGATTGGAAAGGTAGTAAAAAGGGGAAATACCTAAGAAGTTTGGTGTGCGGATACGCAGAATAGAACGAAAGGGGAGTGAATGAGGGTAAGGGCTATGATAATTGGTACGCTTCTAGAGGATTATCGTTAAACTTTTCCggttacttgttaattactttatAGTAGTAGTTAAATCTGTTGCAGTAGTTTGGTCCTCTCCTCTCCTATATATCCTGTGTGTGTACCCGCCAAGGAGGAAGTTTCCTATGTGTCTTTGTTGTTAGCCTCCCattggatatttaattatttatttatctcaaTTTATTTATAATCAATTGCCATCTATAGCAATATTCagataaatcattcaaaaatctAATCCTTATCAGCGTGCATGTAAGTTAACAACCAAAGATAGCAATTGATTTGAAATCTTGAATCTTATTCATATAtggtgaattattattattattattattattattcttattattattattattattatataaaaaccattttaaattttagaatcattaaATTATGTGTGTACTAACAATTAGTTATCAAAtcagttattattaatataaaatatattttaaaatataaaatttatatttaaaatatattcgtaattgatttttaaattataatttaaaatataaaatttttaaattcttatacataaatataaaataactaattaatgaaTGATTGTTTATAgcacatattattttttattttgaaaataacttGTCGTGTATTTGAATTTAAACTAAGCTCATAACAGCAAAGTAGTTGATGcatcatttaatatttaaaacaaaCTTTATTGTATGTAGTTTAAGAATTGTTTAATAGTAAGTCCATTAAAATAATCTAAAGTGATGCCATTTAGCTAACTTTATTTGGAATGAATAATAATAGAGAAATAAACAAAGGAAAAACTTGAAATATAAGTTTCCTTTGAGCCTAATAATTAAGAGGCAATTAttccaataaaaatataaaaaatatcttttaattttatgacGATGTTAATTTAAAAAGTGTgacttatttattttgtaattctttaaataaaaataacatttttatagtatatgaaaattaaactttaaaatttatcatttaaaaaataaaatatctttacataataataattataagattTTTATTGAAGTATCACATAATTAAGATGCCTACATAATACATACAGGAGGCCTTCTACTagttcataactaataataaatggAACTTCGGTGTTCTTGCTTCAAGTGATATTTTTTAACGAAAAATGTTAGAGGGTcagcaaaatttattattttgatcaaTAATTAGTTATAGAAAAGTATAGATAAacgataaaaatattaaacaatgtgaataattgaTATATCAGAtgttaatattaagatttagacgGGTAATTTAGGAGTGtagtgtatttttactttattggaccaattttaaaattcattgttcacattattcacaaaaataattgtCTATCTAATAAATTTCGTTAGTTATTAATACTTAAAAgtgtaagttaaaaatatattattagattattagactaaaaaaatttgactaataattaaaaataataataaaaaataataaattttactgaGTCTTTAGTATTTctctattttaataaattttatgctGCCACATTTTGAATCAATGAAATAGCGGGCAAATAAAAAAGGGATCGTAGACATGTGCTTTGTATACCAAAGAGAAAACCCGCGTTGTAATTTCCAGATACACGGTTTTTCTCTTGAATACTTTCTAATGAGGAGACATATCTTTCTTCACCAACAAGAAAATTAtgttgaaaattctaaaaatactgGGAATCGCCAATTGCCATTCGTGGAGACTAATTTCAGAAATAGTGCACCACAATAGCAATGCGCGTGGACTTTTCACATTTGCAATTCAATCCATCATCAAATTCGTCTTTTCTTAACATTAAAATATTTCCATGTTGCAGAaacatttcatatatatataagatatgtGAGCTCACACAAAATTGCAGCGTCACTcaaaaagaaaatacatatacTTACAATTTTATGAATGAAAAAGTTTATCGTTTGCTTGTTATTTATCAAAGTGTGTGtgaaattttgatataatgtATTTTCACATTATcatgaaatttatataaaaaaaatcaattctcaaatataaagaagaaaaatatttctaaCTGTACTTAAAAATATTCACTAAGATTAACCTCAATAATACAGTAAAAGTAAACTGTATAAATTGTAAACAAATATTAATATACTcaattgtaaataaataaataaataaataactccactctcttttcaaaatattaatttatttggcATTATTTGTCTATTTGCATCACATCTATATTCATCATTCATAGAATCCCATTGAAATCATGCATTCTAATTCACACATCATGACTTATAtatgttattggcactcactttacTTATATTATATGGTGAATTCATTAACTCTGTTAGAGATAtagaaaacagaagaaaaattaaagaagcGAAGAAGAAAGGGTTTGATGGCACTATAAGAAAATAAACTTTTTGCTATATTTTTAAAGCGtgtcgaaaaatacaaaaaagtatgTCGATAGTTTTTCGCAATATTTTTTGAACTATTGGCATGCTTTTAAAAGGATCACATTCGCAAGCGTGtcgttgctctatcgccacgcttttgtggATCAACCGGCACGCTttcttttttgccacgcttttatctCTTGCCAtgcttaaaagcgtggccatatgtaTTAACCTATAGCTACGCTTTAAAAACGTACTGAAAAGTGTACATATCATCACACTTTTGGAAGCATGCCCAGTGGTGTGGTTTTGGCTACACTTCGAAAACGTGCCGATAAGGggaagatatggctacgctttttaagcgtgtcAATAGAGGAAGATATAGCTATGCTTGATAAGCGTGGTTGTTGATGATTACAagaagatatggctacgcttaaAAAGCATGCCAATAGCCGAAAATATAACTATAAGTTAGATCAAAATACTTATGGTTATACTTGTTTATGAATCTTCCTAATTAAACACTGcaaaattgatatataattttaaatcataGTTTGAATGACTAATttaaataatggaaaaaaaattatataattttagattAACCAATCTAACATCTATAACCTTTCATCACATTtgtcaacaaaaaaataaattttattatttaaaaaatacaacatATACATCATTAAAGCCACAGTAAAAAGAAAAGTCAAAATTTGAGatttgaagaacaagaaaattgttCTTGTGTGAAGACTAAAACAGCTTTGGCTCACTGCTGGAGTGCAAGTAATAAGCAACCCTATCTTTCTCTCGTTTTAAGCATTCCTCAGCCTGAAATGAACAACATCAAATAGATTACTATTCAATAGAAACCACACAGCAACATAATGAAACTAAAATTTCAACGTACAGTAATCAGCACAAAGAAATAGTACCTTAAGCATATAATCAGGACAAGAATTTTCTAGGATCCAATTTGAAGCCTTTCGAGAATAATAAGCAGAAGTATCTTTCAGCATGGCTGCTTCAAAATCATTCCTATAGTGATCCATTTGACCTATTCTAATTTCAACAAATATATCtaatacattttttaaaagatgAATCAGGATCGCACAACAAAATGATTAGGGTTGATATCATGTTTGGAGCTTCATCATCCAGATATAACttgttatttttgaataaatatcCTATAAGATATGCAGATGATCTTCTGATAGCAGCCTGGAGAGGAATATTGTCAACAACAAAAAATAGTCGAGAGGAGAGAGCCATTTTATCAGTaatgaaaagaaaagtacctGACTGTCATTAACACCTTTCACAAGCTCTGATATGAGTGACTCTACATCTTCCTCATTAATGACCAAAACCACTGTTCCTTAGCTGAAGTTTGAACCTCCTAgaatataaaagaaataaaatcaaattatgcATTGAATCAGTTGAAATACATCCACAATCAACAAGAACACTTATAATTCTTGAAAAAAGAGCATGTATGAAGATGGAAAGTCTTATTAAGAATTTCAAAA is a window encoding:
- the LOC112784238 gene encoding syntaxin-121-like gives rise to the protein MNDLLSPPRDKNQHVIEMAETTPSVENNLNKFFEEVESLKQELKELENIHNSLRVSNEKSKALHTAKDVKDLRSRMDADVTTALRKARVLKARLEALDRANEASLSVAGCGPGSSSDRTRTSVVNGLRKNLKESMESFNKLRDQISSEYRDTVQRRYYTVTGENPDDKTIDLLISTGESETFLQKAIQQQGRATVMNTIQEIQERHGAVKEIERNLNELHQVFLDMSVLVQTQGEQLDDIESHMARANSYVRGGVQQLQVARKHQKNTRKWTFIAIILLLIIALAIILPIVLRN